A DNA window from Vagococcus penaei contains the following coding sequences:
- a CDS encoding phosphatase PAP2 family protein, translated as MKAHKTSWFIASGLSLFGFLVIAFFVAFNEAALKTIDQPISQFIRGTLTPSKTTFFSTMTVFGNTTTIVALTLIGIIALYKWQGRMTAAWLFINAALVQGAGNLLLKALFNRPRPSVDHLVYASNTSFPSGHSMGSMLFYGTLIFLLPTIIHQRTLRIISQCILACIILLVGTSRIYLGVHYPTDVLGGFFIGFAWLCFSYPIMLSLQTKSQLGGN; from the coding sequence ATGAAAGCACATAAAACCTCTTGGTTCATAGCAAGTGGCTTAAGTCTATTTGGCTTTCTGGTCATTGCTTTTTTTGTGGCTTTTAATGAAGCCGCATTAAAAACTATAGATCAACCAATTAGTCAATTTATTCGTGGTACACTTACACCAAGTAAAACAACTTTTTTTTCAACTATGACTGTTTTTGGGAACACGACCACTATTGTCGCATTAACGTTAATTGGTATTATTGCTCTGTATAAATGGCAAGGGCGAATGACTGCCGCTTGGTTATTTATCAATGCTGCACTCGTGCAAGGTGCTGGAAACCTACTATTAAAAGCTTTATTTAATCGTCCGAGGCCTAGTGTTGACCATCTCGTTTATGCTAGCAATACCAGTTTTCCTAGTGGGCATTCAATGGGGAGCATGCTCTTTTATGGTACGCTTATTTTCTTGTTACCGACTATTATTCACCAAAGAACGCTGCGAATCATTAGCCAATGTATCTTAGCTTGTATCATTCTACTCGTTGGTACTAGTCGGATTTACTTAGGGGTCCATTATCCAACAGATGTTTTGGGTGGTTTCTTTATTGGCTTTGCTTGGTTATGCTTCTCATATCCAATAATGCTGTCACTGCAGACTAAATCACAATTAGGAGGCAACTAA
- a CDS encoding DUF4097 family beta strand repeat-containing protein → MKKNTLFTLIVAILLIIVGGISSLFLGFRLNQDYENHVVKENYPYDNSKTLIITLQTNAFVQLRMSSTDSTQLNYHGNSLDTSQIDTLNWQTEKKNEQTTLNITTKETKQINKFNFFPFDSAHNNSGSINLEIAPNYEKIIINGRSQYLELASLDFKELVIKSQQYNVSMHDSRLDDLTIENNQGAALGKVIVKNNLNISAKNGEISLTDSKAKSFILNNENNDIFTANTSGDLVAKTNNGQISVNHNSGTIDLATKTGDIFLHTNLDKKHNPITAISDHGDLDFEFSEKQFLEDSVLITSDIGEITELFNKNLTSRTRYEKGKGKPVISAHSTSGDISVQAIGEDDDHYGDDFN, encoded by the coding sequence ATGAAAAAAAATACTTTGTTCACACTAATTGTGGCCATCCTTTTAATTATTGTCGGAGGTATTAGTTCGCTATTTTTAGGTTTCCGTCTAAATCAAGATTATGAAAACCACGTGGTGAAAGAAAACTATCCTTACGACAATAGTAAAACACTAATAATAACATTACAGACAAATGCATTCGTTCAGTTACGTATGTCGTCCACAGACTCAACCCAGTTGAACTATCATGGAAATTCATTAGATACGAGTCAGATTGACACTCTTAATTGGCAAACTGAGAAAAAAAATGAACAAACCACTCTGAATATCACAACAAAAGAAACAAAACAAATCAATAAATTTAATTTTTTCCCATTTGACAGTGCTCATAACAATTCTGGAAGTATCAATTTAGAGATTGCACCAAACTATGAAAAAATTATTATTAACGGTCGCAGTCAGTATCTTGAACTAGCTAGTCTCGATTTTAAAGAATTAGTCATTAAAAGTCAGCAGTATAATGTCTCCATGCATGACAGTCGTTTGGATGATTTGACTATTGAAAATAACCAAGGTGCAGCACTTGGAAAAGTGATTGTTAAAAACAATCTAAACATCTCTGCTAAAAATGGAGAAATTAGTTTAACCGACTCAAAAGCAAAATCATTTATACTTAATAATGAGAATAATGATATTTTCACTGCCAATACTTCGGGCGATCTGGTAGCTAAAACAAATAATGGCCAAATCTCTGTCAATCACAATAGCGGTACGATTGACCTAGCTACTAAAACAGGAGATATTTTCCTCCATACTAATTTAGATAAAAAACACAATCCTATTACTGCTATTAGTGACCATGGAGATCTTGATTTTGAATTTTCAGAAAAACAATTCCTAGAAGACTCCGTCCTAATAACCAGTGATATTGGCGAAATCACTGAACTATTTAATAAAAATTTAACCTCTCGAACACGCTACGAAAAAGGAAAAGGAAAGCCTGTTATTTCTGCACATTCAACAAGCGGAGACATTTCAGTCCAAGCCATTGGCGAAGATGATGACCATTACGGTGACGATTTTAACTAA
- a CDS encoding DUF1700 domain-containing protein, translating to MNKEHFIIELKLHLRPLSQSDRDKIINYYLDYFAKEQANGLSEYEISRTLPHPKEIAYGILEDYDIPVNTTEPAQNDWVEFFVESKPSEEVPEYLYTEPESPFVRLFQILGIIALNTFFMIWLILVFVCLLVAGWLTAIVLIASPGLTVYNLTHFISTFNLFQFSVSLALCGVGLIGFLLLRPLTAGGYKLLKAYIKWNLQIIRGRRLVR from the coding sequence ATGAATAAAGAGCATTTTATCATTGAATTAAAATTACATCTCAGACCCTTATCACAAAGTGACCGTGACAAGATTATTAACTATTACCTTGATTATTTTGCGAAAGAACAAGCAAATGGTTTATCTGAATATGAAATTAGCCGAACTTTACCACATCCGAAAGAAATTGCTTATGGTATCTTGGAGGACTACGATATTCCTGTCAATACAACCGAGCCTGCTCAAAATGATTGGGTAGAATTCTTTGTTGAATCAAAACCATCTGAGGAAGTTCCAGAGTATCTTTACACAGAACCAGAGTCACCATTTGTCCGACTGTTTCAAATACTAGGTATTATTGCCTTAAATACATTTTTTATGATATGGCTCATTTTAGTTTTTGTCTGCCTATTAGTTGCTGGATGGTTGACTGCTATCGTATTGATTGCTTCACCAGGACTAACGGTTTACAATTTAACACACTTTATTAGTACATTTAACTTGTTCCAATTTTCCGTTTCACTTGCACTATGTGGAGTTGGGTTAATCGGATTTTTATTGCTACGCCCCTTAACTGCAGGTGGCTACAAGCTGTTAAAAGCATATATTAAGTGGAACTTACAAATTATTAGAGGGAGACGACTTGTTCGATGA
- a CDS encoding muramidase family protein produces MNGKKRNRKPIFGGNVTLLGTTVMLSSLMAMPLTENIVYATGNSEKKSTDENQTINRATLRLTSLNGPKELSATTANQVDLVTELMVTGEDKTEFMLTISPNIAINESFEDGELKDKTGAVIGEIHVNRSLNQIKMTLNQNGTYAVSLNLPLNLKNQSMAQQTITVSAEEQRLSHVVSVLNQQVGQPAVSEDQTETNQKSSESSVQASTLSTSTEISSEHSSSSTKTSETTSKATTTSSTKNEASPSETQSSQTMATTSSTNQTKQPTSSTTTSSATKETKETKETRESNKETTQSKPATKPKVTVKNKQAVSSNQIKKSVSQPQPQTASLNRQAIPQNDFVGTVAPYAQQVAAQNDLYASVMIAQSILESGYGQSTLSQAPNFNLFGIKGQYQGQSVRMLTWEHYNGKNVQIYDNFRKYPSYAESFQDNARVLRTTSFYPGVYFYAGAWKSNTTSYRDATAALTGKYATDPNYNNKLNNLIQMYNLTQYDSPSSGSGEVIDTSTKPTTPSNDNSSTGSGSTNTNVSQQTYTVQRGDTLYAISRRYNVSVGNLMSWNGLTNHMIYPGQKLVIKGSTISIPNQPETKPEVKPQEKPSKPNQPSGTNESQKVYTVKSGDTLSGIGRQFGVSVANLKSWNGLTSDMIYVNQQLVIKGQNGTQKPQAKPQPKPTKPSQPAVSSTTYQVKSGDTLYGISRRYGVSVSELKSWNGLTNDLIYVGQGLTIKGVKVQSKPQSQATVRPTVNQGTTTYQVKSGDTLYHIGLAHGLTVSEIKAKNGLTSDLIYVGQKLVLKTTEKARPQTTVQVGKGQMHKVQRGETLWALAQKYQTSVSQIKTANRLSSDIIYPGQLLKVK; encoded by the coding sequence GTGAATGGGAAAAAAAGGAATAGAAAACCTATTTTTGGTGGAAATGTTACGCTGTTAGGGACAACTGTGATGTTATCATCACTAATGGCTATGCCACTAACAGAAAATATCGTCTATGCAACTGGTAATTCAGAAAAGAAATCAACTGATGAGAACCAAACAATTAATCGAGCGACACTTCGTCTAACATCACTCAATGGTCCAAAAGAATTATCTGCTACTACAGCCAATCAAGTGGATCTAGTGACTGAATTAATGGTAACAGGTGAAGATAAAACAGAATTTATGTTAACCATTTCACCAAATATTGCAATCAATGAATCATTTGAGGATGGCGAACTAAAAGATAAAACTGGGGCAGTGATTGGTGAAATTCATGTGAATCGTTCATTAAATCAGATTAAGATGACGTTAAATCAAAATGGAACATATGCTGTGTCATTAAATTTACCATTAAATTTAAAAAATCAGTCAATGGCGCAACAGACAATTACAGTATCAGCTGAAGAACAACGGTTGTCACATGTTGTTAGTGTGTTGAACCAACAAGTTGGACAGCCAGCTGTTTCGGAGGATCAAACAGAAACGAATCAGAAGTCATCAGAAAGCAGCGTACAAGCGTCTACGTTATCAACGTCGACGGAAATTTCATCTGAACATTCGTCATCGTCTACTAAGACTAGTGAAACGACTAGTAAAGCAACGACAACAAGTTCAACTAAAAATGAGGCAAGTCCGTCAGAAACACAATCGTCTCAAACAATGGCAACAACGAGTTCAACTAACCAAACAAAACAACCGACATCTTCAACAACGACTAGTAGTGCAACTAAAGAGACTAAAGAGACTAAAGAGACTAGAGAATCAAACAAAGAAACGACTCAGTCTAAACCGGCAACAAAGCCAAAAGTAACGGTGAAAAACAAACAAGCCGTCTCATCTAATCAAATTAAAAAATCAGTTAGCCAGCCACAGCCACAAACAGCTAGTTTAAATCGTCAAGCTATCCCACAAAATGATTTTGTTGGAACAGTTGCCCCTTATGCGCAACAAGTTGCGGCTCAAAATGATTTGTATGCTTCAGTTATGATAGCACAATCTATTTTGGAGAGTGGTTACGGTCAAAGTACCCTGTCACAAGCACCTAATTTTAATTTATTTGGGATTAAAGGTCAATATCAAGGACAATCGGTTCGGATGTTAACTTGGGAACATTATAATGGAAAAAATGTCCAAATTTACGATAATTTCCGAAAATATCCATCTTATGCGGAGTCATTCCAAGATAATGCTCGTGTTTTAAGAACAACATCTTTCTATCCTGGTGTTTACTTTTATGCTGGTGCGTGGAAATCAAATACAACATCATATCGTGATGCAACAGCAGCATTGACAGGCAAATATGCGACGGATCCAAATTATAATAATAAATTAAATAATTTAATTCAAATGTATAATCTAACTCAATATGACTCACCTAGTAGTGGAAGTGGTGAGGTGATTGATACCTCTACTAAGCCAACAACACCGAGCAATGATAATTCATCGACTGGTTCAGGTTCAACAAACACTAATGTGTCGCAACAAACTTATACAGTTCAACGTGGCGATACACTTTATGCGATTAGTCGTCGTTATAATGTGAGTGTTGGCAACTTAATGAGTTGGAACGGATTAACTAATCACATGATTTATCCGGGACAGAAGTTAGTGATTAAGGGATCTACTATTTCTATTCCAAATCAACCAGAGACCAAACCTGAAGTTAAGCCTCAGGAAAAACCAAGTAAGCCAAATCAACCGTCAGGTACTAACGAATCACAGAAAGTTTACACTGTTAAAAGTGGCGATACACTATCTGGAATTGGCCGTCAATTTGGTGTTAGTGTCGCTAATTTAAAATCATGGAATGGTTTAACGAGCGACATGATTTACGTGAATCAACAGTTAGTGATTAAAGGGCAAAATGGCACACAAAAACCACAAGCTAAACCACAACCAAAGCCGACAAAACCAAGTCAACCAGCTGTCTCATCAACGACGTATCAAGTAAAATCAGGTGATACACTTTATGGCATTAGTCGTCGGTATGGCGTAAGTGTGTCTGAATTGAAGTCGTGGAATGGTTTAACAAATGATTTAATTTATGTTGGTCAAGGTTTGACAATTAAGGGAGTCAAAGTACAATCTAAACCACAATCACAGGCAACGGTACGTCCTACAGTTAATCAAGGGACAACAACGTATCAAGTGAAATCAGGTGATACACTCTATCACATTGGTCTGGCTCACGGCTTAACTGTATCAGAAATTAAAGCTAAAAATGGTTTAACCAGTGACTTGATTTATGTTGGTCAAAAGCTAGTGTTAAAAACGACTGAAAAAGCACGCCCACAAACAACTGTCCAAGTTGGAAAAGGCCAAATGCACAAAGTTCAACGTGGGGAAACATTATGGGCTTTAGCTCAAAAATATCAGACATCTGTGTCTCAAATTAAAACAGCTAATCGCTTATCAAGTGATATCATTTATCCTGGTCAGTTACTAAAAGTTAAATAA
- the leuS gene encoding leucine--tRNA ligase, whose translation MAYNHQAVEQKWQKYWKQHDTFKTEEQSTKPKFYALDMFPYPSGQGLHVGHPKGYTSTDVLSRMKRAQGFNVLHPMGWDAFGLPAEQYALDTGNDPAEFTAKNILTFKRQFDALGFSFDWSREINTTDPSYYKWTQWIFTKLFEKGLAYEAEVPVNWCPALGTVLANEEVIDGKSERGDHPVYRVPMKQWMLKITAYADRLIDDLDLIDWPESIKEMQRHWIGRSEGANVTFKIKDTEKEFTVFTTRPDTLFGATYAVLAPELALVKEIATPEQKEAIEAYIKEAEKKTDLDRTELSKEKTGVFTGAYAINPVNGKEMPIWIADYVLSTYGTGAIMAVPAHDDRDYDFAKAFNLDIVPVLEGGDVTESAFTGDGPHINSDFLNGLDKETAITKMLEWLEDHHVGKKEVSYRLRDWLFSRQRYWGEPIPIIHWEDGTMTAVPEDELPLILPKSTDIKPSGTGESPLANMTDWIEVVDEKTGMKGRRETNTMPQWAGSSWYHIRYIDPHNDDVLVDPEKAKEWLPVDVYLGGAEHAVLHLLYARFWHKFLYDLGVVHTKEPYQRLYNQGMILGENNEKMSKSKGNVVNPDDIVEQYGADTLRLYEMFMGPLDASIAWSENDLEGSRKFLDRVWRLFIDENAVLRDRITTHNDGKLTKVYHQTVKKVTEDYEQLHFNTAISQLMVFVNEAYKADVLPVDYMKGFLQLLAPVAPFIAEELWERMGGTDSLSYVSWPTYDENELVEDELEVIFQVNGKLRAKVTVSRDLAKDELEALAMANEHVQAHIDGKVIRKVIVVPNKLVNIVVG comes from the coding sequence ATGGCATATAATCATCAAGCAGTTGAGCAAAAATGGCAAAAATATTGGAAACAACATGACACCTTTAAAACTGAGGAACAATCAACTAAACCAAAATTTTACGCACTTGATATGTTTCCTTACCCATCTGGTCAAGGATTACACGTAGGACATCCTAAAGGTTATACATCAACAGATGTCTTGTCACGAATGAAACGTGCTCAAGGTTTTAACGTCTTACATCCCATGGGATGGGATGCATTTGGCTTACCAGCAGAGCAGTATGCTCTTGATACTGGAAATGATCCAGCTGAATTTACAGCCAAAAATATCTTAACATTTAAACGTCAATTTGACGCTTTAGGTTTTAGTTTTGACTGGAGTCGTGAGATTAATACGACTGATCCAAGTTACTATAAATGGACACAATGGATCTTTACTAAATTATTTGAAAAAGGTTTAGCCTATGAGGCAGAAGTACCAGTTAACTGGTGTCCGGCTTTAGGAACTGTTTTAGCCAATGAGGAAGTAATTGATGGAAAATCTGAACGTGGCGATCATCCAGTGTACCGTGTACCAATGAAGCAATGGATGTTAAAAATTACTGCTTATGCTGATCGTTTAATTGATGATTTAGACTTGATTGATTGGCCTGAAAGTATCAAAGAAATGCAACGCCATTGGATTGGACGTTCTGAAGGTGCGAATGTGACGTTTAAAATCAAAGACACAGAGAAAGAATTTACCGTCTTTACGACACGCCCTGACACTCTATTTGGTGCAACCTATGCAGTATTAGCACCAGAATTAGCTTTAGTTAAAGAGATTGCGACGCCAGAACAAAAAGAAGCCATTGAAGCGTATATTAAAGAAGCTGAGAAAAAAACAGATTTAGATCGTACCGAATTATCTAAAGAAAAAACAGGTGTCTTTACTGGTGCCTATGCAATTAATCCAGTGAATGGTAAAGAGATGCCAATTTGGATTGCTGATTATGTCTTGTCAACCTATGGAACGGGAGCGATTATGGCTGTTCCAGCTCATGATGACCGTGATTATGACTTTGCCAAAGCTTTTAATTTAGACATTGTTCCAGTTTTAGAAGGTGGGGATGTCACTGAATCAGCCTTTACAGGTGATGGACCACATATTAATTCTGACTTTTTGAATGGTTTAGATAAAGAAACGGCTATCACTAAAATGTTGGAATGGTTAGAAGACCATCATGTTGGTAAAAAAGAAGTGAGTTACCGTTTACGTGATTGGTTATTCTCACGCCAACGCTATTGGGGTGAGCCAATTCCAATTATTCACTGGGAAGATGGTACAATGACAGCTGTTCCAGAAGATGAATTACCATTGATTCTACCAAAATCGACTGATATTAAACCGAGTGGTACCGGTGAATCACCATTAGCTAACATGACGGATTGGATTGAAGTTGTCGATGAAAAAACTGGTATGAAAGGTCGCCGGGAAACAAATACTATGCCACAATGGGCTGGTAGCTCTTGGTATCATATTCGTTATATCGATCCACATAATGATGACGTCTTAGTTGATCCAGAAAAAGCCAAAGAATGGTTGCCAGTAGATGTTTACTTGGGTGGAGCAGAACATGCGGTCTTACACTTGCTTTATGCACGTTTCTGGCATAAATTCTTATACGATTTAGGTGTAGTACACACCAAGGAACCATATCAACGTCTTTATAATCAAGGAATGATTCTTGGTGAGAACAACGAGAAAATGTCTAAATCAAAAGGTAATGTCGTGAACCCAGATGATATTGTTGAACAATACGGTGCTGACACATTACGTTTATATGAAATGTTCATGGGACCACTCGATGCATCAATTGCTTGGAGTGAAAATGATCTTGAAGGTAGTCGTAAATTCTTAGACCGTGTATGGCGTTTATTTATTGATGAGAACGCTGTGTTACGTGATCGGATTACGACACACAATGATGGTAAATTGACAAAAGTTTATCACCAAACAGTTAAAAAAGTGACGGAAGATTACGAGCAGTTACATTTTAATACTGCAATTTCACAGTTAATGGTCTTTGTGAATGAAGCTTACAAAGCAGATGTCTTGCCAGTCGATTATATGAAAGGCTTCTTACAATTATTAGCACCTGTTGCGCCATTTATTGCAGAAGAATTATGGGAGCGCATGGGCGGAACTGATAGTTTATCTTATGTGTCATGGCCAACTTATGATGAAAATGAGCTAGTAGAAGATGAACTAGAAGTAATTTTCCAAGTTAATGGAAAACTACGCGCAAAAGTCACCGTATCACGTGATTTAGCTAAAGATGAGTTAGAAGCATTAGCGATGGCAAATGAACATGTGCAAGCGCATATCGATGGAAAAGTGATTCGGAAAGTGATTGTTGTTCCAAATAAATTGGTTAATATTGTGGTTGGCTAA
- a CDS encoding putative polysaccharide biosynthesis protein: protein MSSRVTSFEDKGLEAKEKMVRGSMWMTAGSVLSRLLGAVYIIPWYAWMGKNGDIANSLFNKGYNVYALFLMIATAGIPGAVAKQLSHYNSLNEYGVSQKLFRRTLMIMAGFGVLFFGVMYVASPILAEGNKELIPVMRSLSWAILIFPCMSVIRGYFQGNQNMMPSAVSQVIEQIARVFYMLLATFIIMKVRDGNYVDAVIQSTFAAFIGMLGAFGTLIYFYLKQKPEINRLVANSDNVVILSENRLVFDMIKQAIPFTIVGSGITLFKLVDQFTFERMMSSFTGYTDKQLAALFSIFSANPDKLVMIIISLATGLAVTSLPLVTAAYSQKDRAGLAKLISDNIQLLFFIMIPATLGMMVLAEPMYVLFYKPDALGVHILVEACLVGLVTGYFILTSTTLQGLYHNNETIMILGIGLLVKFLLQYPMIRLFETYGPLISTAIGFTVSGILLTHAIHKITQFNYILTIRRTLLITVFSVIMMLVTWATKGILSLFLNQDRKLPAFIIVAVSVFIGIVAYAYMVLKVRLADKLLGPKVVKVRRKLHIK, encoded by the coding sequence ATGTCGAGTCGAGTCACCTCTTTTGAGGACAAAGGACTAGAGGCGAAAGAAAAGATGGTTCGAGGCTCAATGTGGATGACCGCAGGGAGCGTTTTGTCTCGATTATTAGGTGCCGTTTACATTATCCCATGGTATGCATGGATGGGAAAAAATGGTGATATCGCCAACAGTTTGTTTAACAAAGGATACAACGTGTATGCACTCTTCTTAATGATTGCAACCGCTGGTATTCCAGGGGCAGTTGCTAAGCAATTGTCGCATTATAATTCTCTAAATGAATATGGAGTTAGTCAAAAATTATTTCGACGAACTCTAATGATTATGGCTGGCTTCGGAGTATTATTTTTCGGGGTGATGTATGTGGCATCCCCAATTTTGGCTGAAGGCAATAAGGAATTGATTCCTGTCATGCGTTCATTGAGTTGGGCTATCTTGATTTTTCCTTGTATGAGTGTTATTCGTGGGTATTTCCAAGGAAATCAAAATATGATGCCATCTGCTGTATCACAAGTAATTGAGCAGATTGCTCGCGTATTTTATATGCTCTTAGCTACTTTTATTATTATGAAAGTACGCGATGGTAATTATGTTGATGCTGTTATCCAGTCAACTTTTGCTGCATTTATAGGTATGCTTGGTGCATTTGGGACATTAATTTACTTTTATCTCAAGCAAAAGCCAGAAATTAATCGCTTAGTGGCGAATAGCGATAATGTAGTCATTTTGTCAGAAAATCGCTTAGTGTTTGATATGATTAAGCAAGCCATTCCTTTTACGATTGTTGGGTCTGGTATTACATTGTTTAAACTAGTCGACCAATTTACATTTGAGCGAATGATGTCCAGTTTCACAGGTTATACGGATAAACAATTAGCAGCATTGTTTAGTATTTTTAGTGCCAATCCAGATAAACTAGTCATGATTATTATTTCGTTAGCAACTGGACTAGCTGTTACAAGTTTGCCGCTAGTCACTGCCGCTTATTCACAAAAGGACCGTGCAGGTTTAGCCAAGTTGATTAGTGATAATATTCAATTATTATTTTTCATTATGATTCCGGCAACTCTAGGGATGATGGTTTTAGCTGAACCAATGTATGTGCTATTTTATAAACCAGATGCTCTAGGTGTCCATATTTTAGTTGAAGCGTGCTTAGTTGGATTAGTGACTGGTTACTTTATTTTAACGTCTACAACGCTCCAAGGCTTGTATCATAATAATGAAACAATAATGATTTTAGGAATTGGTCTATTAGTTAAGTTCCTATTACAGTATCCAATGATTCGCTTATTTGAAACGTATGGACCATTGATTTCAACTGCGATTGGGTTTACAGTATCAGGTATCTTATTAACACATGCGATTCACAAAATTACACAGTTTAATTATATTTTGACAATTCGTCGAACGTTACTCATCACTGTTTTTAGTGTAATCATGATGTTAGTTACATGGGCTACAAAAGGTATTCTGAGTCTCTTTTTAAATCAAGATCGTAAACTTCCAGCATTTATTATTGTGGCAGTTTCAGTTTTTATTGGAATTGTGGCTTATGCTTATATGGTCTTAAAAGTTCGGTTAGCCGATAAATTATTGGGCCCTAAAGTTGTGAAAGTTCGTCGTAAGTTACATATCAAGTAA
- a CDS encoding pseudouridine synthase — protein sequence MRLDKFLSHTGFGSRKEVKELLKKKRVQVNQVLVKDGKWAINELEDKVTVDGNQVIYQKYVYYLLNKPKGVVSATEDAEHRTVIDLIAKDDYVPGLFPIGRLDKDTTGLLLLTNDGDLAHQLLSPKKKIMKSYLAEIVGQMTSEDVKAFQAGMILKNGDVCLPAELLILESQSMPERTLAKISIVEGKYHQVKRMVAAVGKKVVELDRVSMAGLKLDDSLARGQYRPLTEFELRQIGAI from the coding sequence ATGCGATTGGATAAATTTTTAAGCCATACCGGGTTTGGTAGTCGGAAAGAGGTTAAAGAATTATTAAAGAAAAAGCGAGTTCAAGTGAATCAGGTATTGGTTAAAGATGGTAAATGGGCGATTAATGAATTAGAAGATAAGGTAACCGTTGATGGCAATCAAGTAATTTATCAAAAATATGTGTACTATTTATTAAATAAACCAAAAGGAGTGGTTTCTGCAACGGAAGATGCGGAGCACCGAACAGTGATTGACTTAATCGCTAAAGATGATTATGTTCCAGGCTTATTTCCGATTGGTCGTTTAGATAAAGATACGACTGGTCTTTTATTGCTAACAAATGATGGCGACTTAGCTCATCAACTCTTGTCACCAAAGAAAAAAATTATGAAGTCATATCTTGCAGAGATTGTCGGTCAGATGACTTCAGAAGACGTTAAAGCATTTCAGGCAGGGATGATATTAAAAAATGGTGATGTATGTCTACCAGCGGAACTCCTCATCTTAGAGAGTCAATCGATGCCAGAACGGACACTAGCTAAAATCAGTATCGTCGAAGGAAAATATCATCAAGTTAAGCGAATGGTGGCGGCTGTTGGTAAAAAAGTAGTAGAACTTGATCGTGTAAGTATGGCAGGTCTAAAACTCGATGACTCTTTAGCAAGAGGACAGTACCGTCCATTAACTGAATTTGAATTAAGACAGATTGGTGCGATTTAA